In Ignavibacteriota bacterium, the following proteins share a genomic window:
- a CDS encoding DUF3883 domain-containing protein, with protein sequence MPNPWSRQEVDSIIEDYFSMLFLELDGLSYNKTEHRRLLAEALNGRSDSSIESKHQNISAVLIQLDCPYISGYKPLKHFQRLLMDGVSDMIREPGVKERLSAAVSAIVAPSSRKLQLVPTPVRIERTAYQVNSRRPSRYPSGFPNYLEQEARNIALGAAGEIAALDFERARLQEAGRDVLARNIEHTAVTEGPGAGYDVRSYESDGTDRFIEVKTTASGAYTPFFVSADELQTSARHQRIYHLYRVYQFRTNPQFFVLKGRLEHSCKIEPVQYRAKL encoded by the coding sequence ATGCCCAACCCCTGGTCACGTCAGGAAGTAGATTCTATCATCGAAGATTACTTCTCGATGCTCTTCCTAGAGCTGGATGGCCTGTCGTACAATAAGACCGAGCACCGGCGCTTGTTGGCCGAGGCGCTGAATGGTAGGAGCGATAGTTCCATCGAATCAAAACACCAGAACATCAGTGCTGTACTTATTCAACTTGACTGCCCGTACATATCTGGATACAAACCATTGAAGCATTTTCAGCGGCTTCTCATGGATGGTGTCTCAGACATGATTAGGGAGCCAGGTGTCAAAGAACGCCTAAGTGCTGCTGTCAGCGCCATCGTTGCGCCCAGCTCCCGGAAGCTACAACTGGTGCCAACTCCTGTCCGGATTGAACGAACCGCCTATCAGGTGAATAGCCGTCGGCCATCAAGGTATCCTTCCGGATTTCCAAATTATCTCGAGCAGGAGGCGCGCAACATTGCCCTCGGAGCCGCTGGTGAAATCGCCGCGCTTGACTTCGAACGCGCTCGGCTGCAGGAAGCCGGAAGGGATGTTCTAGCCAGGAATATCGAACATACCGCGGTGACGGAAGGTCCCGGCGCAGGATATGATGTCCGGTCATACGAGTCCGATGGAACCGACAGGTTCATTGAGGTAAAGACTACTGCCTCCGGCGCATACACCCCTTTCTTTGTGTCTGCCGATGAGCTTCAAACATCAGCCCGCCACCAGAGAATTTACCATCTTTACCGGGTCTATCAGTTCAGGACGAATCCACAATTCTTCGTCCTGAAAGGCCGGCTTGAGCATTCCTGTAAGATCGAACCGGTCCAGTACCGTGCGAAGCTATGA
- a CDS encoding DEAD/DEAH box helicase family protein — protein MEALLARSFGFFLLSQTMNQRHEISLQSYDRLFPNQDMLPRGGFGNLIALPLQRGPREQGNTMFLGEDLKDCPDQWQFLATIERLTPDTLKAIKGPGGTTLLAVGVRDADIPPSTHLLMGGAGEGGLKIEVPAPPFVEMCLSNNLAIPKLGMGSPILRGLKNLAAFANPEFYQRQRMRLSVARTPRLISCFEEDETILALPRGCKDSAVRMLKEAGSKVTLVDKRSTGTPIDLSFAGQLSPVQESAIQDLLLHESGVLVAPPGAGKTVVGCRIVAERKVNTLVIVHRQELLLQWTAQIEVFLGLNRKSIGHIGGGKRLRTGVVDVAMMQSLFQGGKPNPLIAEYGHIVVDECHHCPAYTFERVLSVARAKYFTGLTATPQRRDGRHPIIEMQLGPVRHTVPSKTGDGESAFRRRLLVHATDFRLSGEHDRGIQEIYSILAADETRNDRILDDIISALEAHRSPLLLTERREHLEFFAEKLKTFARNLIVLHGGMTPKGRRLEMSRLAAIPGNEERLLIATGRYLGEGFDDARLDTLFLALPVSWKGILVQYAGRLHRMHPGKHEVVVHDYVDEHVPILQKMFEKRLRGYRAMGYAYDRLK, from the coding sequence GTGGAAGCATTGCTGGCCAGGTCCTTCGGATTCTTCCTCCTCTCACAGACCATGAATCAGCGGCATGAGATTTCTCTTCAATCGTACGACAGACTCTTTCCAAACCAGGATATGCTTCCACGGGGTGGATTTGGCAATCTTATCGCTCTTCCACTTCAGCGCGGTCCGAGAGAGCAGGGCAACACGATGTTCCTCGGGGAAGATTTGAAAGACTGTCCGGACCAATGGCAATTCCTTGCAACGATCGAACGGCTCACACCGGACACGCTTAAAGCGATCAAAGGACCAGGCGGGACCACACTGCTTGCTGTGGGAGTCCGTGACGCTGATATACCACCATCTACACATTTGCTGATGGGGGGTGCCGGAGAAGGCGGTTTGAAGATAGAGGTCCCAGCTCCACCGTTCGTGGAAATGTGTCTATCAAACAATCTGGCAATCCCAAAGTTGGGGATGGGTTCTCCGATCCTGCGTGGTCTCAAGAATCTTGCGGCATTTGCAAACCCGGAATTCTACCAGCGGCAGCGCATGAGACTTTCAGTTGCACGCACACCACGGCTCATTTCGTGTTTTGAAGAGGATGAGACGATTCTGGCTCTACCACGAGGATGCAAGGATTCCGCAGTGAGAATGCTGAAAGAGGCGGGAAGCAAGGTGACTCTGGTCGACAAACGCAGCACCGGTACACCGATAGACCTTTCGTTCGCCGGGCAACTCAGTCCTGTTCAGGAATCAGCAATTCAGGATCTGCTCCTGCATGAGTCCGGGGTTCTCGTTGCGCCTCCCGGCGCAGGAAAGACGGTAGTCGGGTGCCGCATCGTTGCCGAGAGAAAAGTGAACACTCTGGTGATCGTGCACCGGCAGGAACTCCTACTCCAATGGACTGCTCAGATCGAGGTCTTTCTCGGACTGAACCGCAAGTCCATTGGCCATATTGGCGGAGGAAAGAGGCTGCGAACAGGAGTCGTGGACGTTGCGATGATGCAGAGCCTGTTCCAGGGAGGGAAACCGAACCCACTAATTGCTGAATACGGCCACATCGTTGTCGACGAGTGTCACCATTGCCCCGCTTATACATTTGAGCGTGTGCTATCCGTGGCAAGGGCGAAGTACTTCACAGGTCTCACGGCGACGCCCCAACGGAGGGACGGGCGCCATCCGATCATTGAAATGCAGCTCGGACCGGTCCGGCACACGGTTCCGTCAAAGACCGGGGATGGAGAATCAGCATTTCGGCGCAGACTTCTAGTTCACGCAACCGATTTCCGTCTCTCAGGAGAACATGATCGGGGGATACAGGAGATCTACAGCATACTTGCGGCAGACGAAACGCGCAACGACAGGATCCTCGACGACATCATTTCAGCACTTGAGGCGCATCGTTCACCTCTCCTGTTGACTGAAAGAAGGGAGCATCTGGAATTCTTTGCAGAAAAGTTGAAGACATTCGCACGGAACCTGATCGTGCTGCACGGCGGGATGACTCCGAAAGGACGAAGGTTGGAGATGTCGCGGTTGGCAGCGATCCCCGGAAACGAGGAACGTCTTCTCATCGCGACGGGGCGATACCTTGGTGAGGGATTCGACGATGCGCGGCTGGACACCCTCTTTCTTGCGCTGCCCGTTTCGTGGAAGGGGATCCTCGTGCAATATGCCGGCAGGTTGCACCGAATGCATCCCGGCAAGCACGAAGTCGTCGTCCACGACTATGTTGATGAGCACGTGCCCATACTACAGAAGATGTTTGAGAAAAGACTGCGTGGATACCGGGCGATGGGGTACGCGTACGACCGCTTGAAATGA
- the vsr gene encoding DNA mismatch endonuclease Vsr, with product MGMSRSENMRRIRSTGTLPEIRVREAIGRLGFRGYRNNNRVILGNPDIVWSRKKVAVFVNGCFWHAHGCAEGIRKPKSNREYWIPKLTENRMRDRRNRHILRSRGWRILTIWECQISSMDSTASKLRVFLCNSGLRRASVAR from the coding sequence ATGGGAATGAGCCGGAGTGAGAATATGCGGCGCATAAGGAGTACGGGAACTCTTCCTGAAATCCGTGTGCGTGAAGCAATAGGGAGGCTTGGGTTCCGCGGCTACCGGAACAATAATCGGGTGATTCTTGGGAATCCGGATATCGTTTGGTCACGCAAGAAAGTCGCCGTTTTCGTCAATGGATGCTTTTGGCATGCGCACGGCTGCGCGGAAGGAATCCGGAAACCCAAGTCCAACAGAGAATACTGGATCCCAAAGCTGACCGAGAACCGAATGCGTGACCGCCGCAACAGACATATCTTGCGCTCTCGCGGATGGCGCATCCTGACCATTTGGGAATGTCAGATCAGCAGCATGGATTCCACGGCTTCGAAGCTGCGTGTATTCTTGTGCAACTCAGGCTTGCGTAGAGCAAGCGTAGCTCGATAG
- a CDS encoding M1 family metallopeptidase has product MKSHIRFICAVLLSSPLFAQQPDTLFTRADSLRGMLSPERTCYDVRFYHLDVRVDPADSSLRGSNDIVFDVVRPFTRMQVDLFANMKIDGITLQGSSAKVSFTREADAVFIDFPNALPAGSRQTLRIAYSGKPIVAKRPPWDGGFSWDKDKSGRPWVMVTCQGTGASLWWPTKDHQEDEPDSMMISITVPPGLTDISNGRLRSTEVRADGWTRYNWFVSYPINTYSVTVNIGNYAHFADTYQGKTPLTLDYYVLPENLEKAKAHFAQVKPMMACFERFFGPYPFPRDGYKLVECSHTGMEHQSAVAYGNWYIGGYRGRAPSEAGLKFDFIIIHESAHEWWGNAITAKDVADMWIHESFGAYAEALFVEYQYGYAEALKYVNGKKPNVGNRSPIIGTFNVAREGSGDMYDKGQLVLNTLRSVIDNDLLWFSILRGLMEKFSMQTVTGEDITGYIAQRAGTDLGYFFDQYLRFPKIPLLEVSSWKKGPESSARYRWRTDVKGFTMPIRVTTGKGQWGWITPTTEWQTMSLGGLAPEDFEIEKDRFYVDVRLNYSYLDPATPEMRRR; this is encoded by the coding sequence ATGAAATCGCATATACGGTTCATATGTGCAGTTCTGCTGTCTTCCCCCCTCTTCGCCCAACAGCCCGACACATTGTTCACCCGCGCCGACTCCCTCCGGGGCATGCTCTCTCCCGAACGGACCTGCTACGACGTCAGGTTCTATCATCTCGACGTCCGCGTCGATCCTGCGGATAGCTCCCTCCGCGGGTCGAATGATATCGTCTTCGACGTGGTGCGGCCGTTCACACGCATGCAGGTGGACCTCTTCGCGAACATGAAGATCGACGGCATCACGCTTCAGGGTTCGTCGGCGAAGGTGAGCTTCACGCGCGAAGCCGACGCGGTGTTCATTGACTTCCCGAATGCACTTCCCGCGGGTTCACGGCAAACGCTCCGCATCGCCTACAGCGGCAAACCGATCGTGGCGAAACGTCCCCCGTGGGATGGTGGGTTCAGCTGGGACAAAGACAAGTCTGGCCGTCCGTGGGTGATGGTGACCTGCCAGGGTACCGGTGCAAGCCTCTGGTGGCCTACGAAGGACCATCAGGAGGATGAGCCAGATAGCATGATGATCAGCATTACTGTTCCACCCGGGCTTACAGACATCTCCAACGGCCGGTTGCGCTCCACAGAAGTGCGCGCCGACGGCTGGACACGCTACAACTGGTTTGTGAGCTACCCGATCAATACGTACAGCGTGACGGTGAACATCGGCAACTATGCCCACTTCGCCGATACGTACCAGGGGAAGACTCCGCTCACGCTGGACTACTACGTGCTGCCGGAGAACCTCGAGAAGGCGAAGGCCCACTTCGCCCAGGTGAAGCCGATGATGGCGTGCTTCGAACGGTTCTTCGGCCCCTATCCCTTCCCCCGCGATGGCTACAAGCTGGTGGAGTGTTCGCACACGGGCATGGAGCACCAGTCGGCGGTGGCCTACGGCAACTGGTACATCGGCGGCTACCGCGGGCGCGCGCCGTCTGAGGCGGGACTGAAGTTCGATTTCATCATCATCCACGAGAGCGCGCACGAGTGGTGGGGAAACGCCATCACGGCGAAGGATGTGGCGGATATGTGGATACACGAGAGCTTCGGCGCCTATGCGGAGGCGCTCTTCGTGGAATACCAGTACGGCTACGCAGAGGCCCTGAAGTATGTTAACGGCAAGAAGCCCAACGTGGGGAACCGGTCACCGATCATCGGCACGTTCAACGTGGCCCGCGAGGGGTCGGGGGATATGTACGACAAGGGCCAGCTTGTCCTGAATACGCTGCGCAGCGTGATCGACAACGATTTGCTCTGGTTCTCGATCCTGCGCGGCCTGATGGAGAAGTTCTCGATGCAGACGGTGACGGGGGAGGATATCACGGGCTATATTGCACAGCGCGCCGGCACGGACCTCGGCTACTTCTTCGATCAATACCTGCGCTTCCCGAAGATCCCGCTGCTGGAGGTGTCGTCCTGGAAGAAGGGCCCCGAATCCTCGGCACGCTACCGTTGGAGAACCGACGTGAAGGGTTTCACTATGCCTATCCGCGTAACAACGGGGAAGGGCCAGTGGGGCTGGATCACCCCCACTACGGAATGGCAAACGATGAGCCTGGGCGGCCTCGCGCCGGAAGACTTCGAAATCGAGAAAGATCGCTTCTATGTGGATGTGCGGCTCAACTATTCGTATCTCGATCCCGCGACCCCGGAGATGAGGAGGCGGTAG
- a CDS encoding glycoside hydrolase family 18 protein, whose translation MLRRLRPVFVVALCVAFSGILLAQDPAGGRKDKFLVIAYVHGGGQDLEQYPLQYLTHMNYCFLRLHGNRLELGGERDSIGITRLVALKAKHPGLKVLLSFGGWGGSPTASDVFMTAEGRRDFAVSCRELLVRFGADGIDLDWEYPAIEGYPGHTYRDEDRRNFTLLVQEMRKEFGEKYEITFAAGGFGPYFYKSVEWDKVMPVVDYVNIMSYDLVNGNSTVTGHHTALYSTPQQDASVASAIRTLDSLGVPRNKVVIGAAFYARVWENVDNVNHGLYRSGKFKTFTSYRSFEDRMWKGHEFVQYWDSTACAPYAYDAKNGFYATYDDKRSVAMKTAYALDKGLRGIMFWELTGDVPKDGLLESIATTKVKDEEIGKTR comes from the coding sequence ATGTTGCGCCGGCTGCGGCCGGTGTTCGTAGTGGCGTTGTGTGTGGCATTCTCCGGCATCCTCCTGGCGCAAGACCCGGCGGGGGGGCGGAAGGACAAATTCCTCGTCATCGCCTACGTGCATGGTGGGGGCCAGGACCTCGAGCAGTATCCGTTGCAGTACCTCACCCACATGAACTACTGTTTCCTGCGGCTGCACGGGAACAGGCTGGAGCTGGGTGGGGAGCGGGACTCCATCGGCATCACGAGGCTTGTCGCGTTGAAGGCCAAGCACCCCGGGCTCAAGGTGTTGCTGAGCTTTGGCGGGTGGGGCGGGAGTCCCACGGCTTCCGACGTGTTCATGACCGCTGAAGGGCGGCGGGACTTCGCCGTGAGCTGCAGGGAGTTGCTCGTGCGGTTCGGGGCGGACGGCATCGATCTTGACTGGGAGTATCCGGCGATCGAAGGGTATCCCGGGCATACGTACCGGGATGAAGACCGGCGCAACTTCACCCTGCTTGTGCAGGAGATGCGGAAAGAGTTCGGCGAGAAGTACGAGATCACGTTTGCCGCCGGCGGGTTCGGTCCGTACTTCTATAAGAGCGTGGAGTGGGACAAAGTGATGCCCGTCGTGGACTACGTGAACATCATGAGCTACGACCTGGTGAACGGCAACAGCACCGTGACCGGGCATCACACGGCGCTGTACAGCACCCCGCAGCAGGACGCCAGCGTTGCGAGCGCCATCCGGACTCTGGACTCGCTCGGCGTACCGCGGAACAAGGTCGTGATCGGCGCGGCGTTCTATGCACGCGTCTGGGAGAATGTGGACAACGTGAACCACGGGTTGTACCGTTCAGGGAAGTTCAAGACCTTTACGTCATACCGTTCGTTCGAGGATCGCATGTGGAAAGGGCATGAGTTCGTGCAGTACTGGGACAGCACCGCGTGTGCGCCGTATGCGTACGATGCGAAGAACGGGTTCTATGCCACGTACGATGACAAGCGGTCGGTGGCGATGAAGACCGCGTATGCTCTGGACAAAGGATTGAGGGGGATCATGTTCTGGGAGTTGACGGGGGATGTACCGAAAGACGGATTGCTGGAATCGATTGCTACCACCAAAGTGAAGGATGAGGAAATAGGAAAGACCAGGTAA
- a CDS encoding sensor histidine kinase — protein MRDEILAILCIGHGRPAGEEALTRIYARIDAITLGSDAGKYYPHLDVTKRDQLRCALRNMLEEAPVIESSEMARIQGEVQEVISLMEIVATRNFHGGILFEGEKFIGSLGLDVVETNITAKHLWSVIENAIGRIVEYFGLASGAVYVTPHGDHDYSSLTQVVRIPTSKAAPKEIGFASFEQFERLSNIEGILIPNPNEDISWLHPHEFFEARHAFVFLKSVHTGHLILVGLGCADPNKTNSFQIAILLEAVRQKIFRFAEEGLFAITLDNIMAEMGHLMGRVAGKITSGFATLQSYPDAKMAHSSPSPKIKQLLSNAEWALEDGICRLEIISHNFYSFGQRRQGGEIEIGEQFVEFDAIECLRQLESFFRQSVKHSQLSDVKMIYECDTARVRGNRNSLKLIFLNLFDNAHKFAYADTYLEISASQRLGRCVVSFSNLGIGIASGEEDRIFNPFYKSRYQDPSRRIEGLGLGLSFCRWATNEVFHGSIDISSRKARIPHPRRFDGDNYLTTVSVSLPTYPLDPNHA, from the coding sequence ATGAGGGATGAGATCCTGGCGATCCTGTGTATCGGTCACGGTCGACCGGCGGGTGAGGAGGCACTCACGAGAATATACGCCCGAATTGACGCCATCACGCTCGGATCGGACGCAGGGAAGTACTACCCTCACCTGGATGTAACAAAACGAGATCAGCTTAGGTGTGCCCTTCGTAACATGCTTGAAGAAGCGCCGGTGATTGAATCGAGTGAGATGGCTAGAATTCAAGGGGAAGTGCAAGAGGTGATCTCTTTGATGGAAATTGTGGCAACGCGGAATTTTCATGGCGGAATCCTTTTCGAGGGAGAGAAATTCATTGGTTCACTGGGGCTCGATGTGGTAGAGACAAACATCACAGCTAAACATTTGTGGTCAGTGATTGAAAATGCTATTGGTAGGATAGTCGAGTATTTTGGGCTTGCATCAGGTGCGGTATATGTGACCCCGCACGGTGACCATGACTATTCCTCCCTCACTCAAGTAGTGAGGATTCCTACCTCAAAGGCCGCGCCGAAAGAAATCGGGTTCGCGTCATTTGAACAATTTGAGCGGCTGAGCAACATCGAAGGGATCCTGATTCCTAACCCCAATGAGGATATCAGCTGGTTGCATCCCCATGAGTTCTTCGAAGCCCGCCATGCATTTGTCTTCTTGAAATCTGTGCATACTGGGCATCTTATTCTGGTCGGTCTTGGATGCGCCGATCCAAACAAAACGAACTCATTCCAGATTGCCATATTGCTTGAAGCCGTGCGACAAAAGATCTTCAGATTTGCGGAAGAGGGGCTATTTGCGATTACGCTAGATAACATAATGGCAGAAATGGGCCACCTTATGGGGAGAGTTGCAGGCAAGATAACCTCTGGTTTCGCAACGCTGCAAAGTTACCCCGATGCCAAGATGGCCCATAGTAGTCCCTCCCCCAAGATCAAGCAGTTGCTATCGAATGCGGAATGGGCTCTGGAAGACGGCATTTGCAGGTTGGAAATCATCAGTCACAATTTCTATTCTTTTGGACAACGGCGACAAGGAGGAGAGATCGAAATCGGCGAACAGTTTGTAGAATTCGATGCAATTGAATGTCTCCGGCAACTAGAGTCCTTCTTCAGACAGTCGGTAAAACACTCCCAGCTAAGTGACGTCAAGATGATCTATGAATGTGATACGGCTAGGGTCAGAGGAAATAGGAATAGTCTGAAGCTGATCTTTCTGAACCTATTCGACAACGCACACAAGTTTGCATATGCAGATACCTACCTGGAGATCTCGGCATCACAAAGATTAGGTAGATGTGTGGTTAGTTTTAGCAATCTCGGGATCGGAATCGCTTCTGGTGAAGAAGACCGCATCTTCAATCCATTCTATAAGTCGCGCTACCAAGATCCATCACGGAGGATTGAAGGTCTCGGCCTCGGCCTCTCATTTTGCCGATGGGCAACGAATGAGGTCTTTCATGGATCAATTGACATTTCCAGCCGAAAAGCTAGGATACCTCATCCGAGACGATTCGACGGTGATAATTATCTGACTACGGTGTCAGTGTCATTGCCAACCTATCCATTGGATCCTAATCATGCATAG
- a CDS encoding pentapeptide repeat-containing protein, translating to MAFSNTCFDCATVDCVYFDRSSLIGSSFVQAIVSRNCTFRGTKLAFSNLANATLSGVSLAYADLTRADISGTNLVDADLFRTLLRHVQWNDEPWFGFFMSGCPHGTRLGGEYQALSMLDPRLGSRTARFVAEENTRWELTQRHPAFAKLWYLSTNSGRSPGRILFWIFFIWASFGTLFAGYPLPSFLEGTPMGSILCDINPEVKWNVTGEDRPATAPYIFSILTMMNTNFGDVEPEPSDLSAQIAVVVETFLGYLILAMFVALLMQNITAEQAYAGNRDFSPNVDPLDDGV from the coding sequence ATGGCCTTTTCGAATACTTGCTTCGATTGCGCAACGGTCGATTGCGTTTATTTCGATCGATCGAGCTTGATAGGGTCATCATTTGTTCAAGCTATAGTGTCCAGGAATTGCACTTTTCGAGGAACCAAGCTCGCCTTCTCCAACTTAGCCAATGCAACCCTTTCTGGGGTATCCCTGGCATACGCAGACCTGACTCGTGCTGATATTTCTGGAACGAACCTTGTGGATGCTGATCTGTTTCGCACTCTACTCCGACATGTTCAATGGAACGATGAGCCTTGGTTCGGGTTCTTCATGAGCGGTTGTCCCCACGGTACCCGGCTGGGTGGGGAGTACCAGGCGCTCTCAATGCTAGATCCGCGACTTGGAAGCCGAACCGCAAGATTCGTGGCTGAGGAGAATACTCGTTGGGAATTGACTCAAAGGCACCCGGCATTTGCCAAACTCTGGTATTTGTCGACCAACTCCGGCCGATCCCCCGGTCGAATTCTCTTTTGGATATTCTTTATCTGGGCGTCATTTGGCACGCTCTTTGCGGGTTATCCGCTCCCCAGCTTCCTTGAAGGCACACCGATGGGGAGTATTCTCTGTGACATCAATCCGGAAGTAAAGTGGAATGTAACAGGGGAAGATCGGCCGGCAACAGCCCCATATATATTCAGTATCCTCACTATGATGAATACGAATTTTGGGGATGTCGAACCGGAACCAAGCGATTTGTCGGCTCAAATCGCCGTCGTGGTCGAAACCTTTCTTGGATACTTGATTTTAGCCATGTTTGTTGCGCTTCTAATGCAAAACATTACCGCAGAGCAGGCGTATGCTGGCAATCGGGACTTTTCCCCCAATGTCGATCCACTAGATGATGGCGTGTGA
- a CDS encoding DNA cytosine methyltransferase, with protein sequence MPLTSVEICAGAGGQALGLERAGFHHAALIEIDPASCETLRANRPKWNVIEGDLREFDGTRYRDIDLLAGGIPCPPFSVAGKQLGPEDERDLFPQAIRLASEIRPRAVMLENVRGLLDPRFDAYRGKVEAKMKRLGYEPMWRLLHASSFGVSQLRPRVVFVCLRKDTASEFFWPDPADVSPPTVGELLFDLMKGNGWEGAKEWRAQANSIAPTIVGGSKKHGGPDLGPTRAKRAWAALGVDGQGIADEAPDAAFAGMPRLTPRMAARIQGFPDDWHFRGRKTAAYRQIGNAFPPPVAEAVGKRIAAALRAASRRIARQSA encoded by the coding sequence ATGCCGCTGACATCAGTGGAAATTTGTGCAGGAGCCGGCGGACAGGCCCTTGGACTTGAGCGGGCGGGATTTCATCACGCAGCATTGATTGAAATCGACCCTGCTTCTTGCGAAACCTTGCGCGCAAACCGCCCGAAATGGAACGTCATTGAAGGCGATTTGAGAGAATTCGATGGAACTCGGTATCGGGACATAGACCTGCTTGCAGGCGGCATACCCTGTCCTCCGTTCTCGGTTGCAGGAAAGCAACTTGGTCCGGAAGATGAACGGGATTTATTCCCGCAGGCCATTCGTCTCGCAAGCGAGATTCGACCCCGGGCCGTCATGCTTGAAAATGTGCGGGGATTGCTCGACCCAAGGTTTGATGCCTATCGGGGTAAGGTTGAGGCCAAGATGAAGCGGCTTGGTTACGAACCCATGTGGCGGCTGCTTCACGCTTCGAGTTTTGGAGTATCCCAACTCAGACCGCGGGTCGTCTTTGTGTGTCTCAGGAAGGATACCGCTTCAGAGTTCTTCTGGCCGGATCCGGCGGACGTCTCCCCGCCCACAGTAGGTGAGCTGCTGTTTGATCTTATGAAGGGAAACGGCTGGGAGGGGGCAAAAGAATGGCGTGCGCAAGCAAATTCAATAGCCCCGACGATTGTTGGAGGGTCGAAGAAGCACGGAGGTCCGGATCTTGGACCCACGCGGGCAAAACGCGCCTGGGCAGCGCTTGGCGTTGACGGCCAGGGAATAGCGGATGAAGCTCCCGATGCGGCCTTTGCCGGGATGCCGCGCCTCACCCCGCGCATGGCGGCTAGAATCCAGGGGTTTCCTGACGACTGGCATTTTAGGGGCAGGAAGACCGCAGCCTACCGTCAAATCGGGAATGCATTTCCTCCGCCTGTGGCGGAAGCCGTAGGGAAACGGATCGCGGCAGCCCTGCGTGCAGCATCGCGGCGAATAGCTAGACAATCGGCATAG
- a CDS encoding alpha/beta hydrolase: MMKERSANSSLSLGRKGLRVVIIVCAAVLACVLLLAGWIWLHSPGTPAPVLSADGKPLPRSISQKLFLKINGVEQGMFIKGADTLKPVLLYLHGGMPDYFLTERYPTGLEDHVTVVWWEQRGAGISSHPDIPRETMTVEQLISDTRVLTDYLRTRFGKEKIYLMAHSGGTFFGIQAAARMPELYHAYIGVAQMSYQLASEKLAYEFMLQRFRELGDSNMVRRLEKAPVTLAADVPPGYSALRDEAMHTLGIGTMHDMTSVVSGLFWPSLLFPEYTFTEKVRMWSGKSRSGISILWDSMVRTDLAKEVTALSIPVYFFHGIHDYTCSYPLARSYFDGLTAPVKGFYTFEHSAHSPMFEEPERMGTIIAHDVLTGVNALADGKGSPSGEMPQH; encoded by the coding sequence ATGATGAAGGAACGATCCGCCAACTCTTCACTATCCCTCGGGCGAAAGGGACTGCGTGTGGTGATCATTGTATGTGCGGCCGTTCTGGCATGCGTTCTCCTTCTTGCGGGATGGATCTGGCTCCACAGTCCCGGCACCCCTGCTCCGGTTCTCTCCGCCGATGGCAAACCCCTCCCCCGTAGCATCTCGCAAAAGCTCTTCCTGAAGATCAACGGCGTGGAGCAGGGGATGTTCATCAAAGGCGCGGACACGCTCAAACCCGTTCTGCTCTATCTCCATGGCGGGATGCCCGACTACTTTCTTACTGAGCGCTATCCTACGGGGCTCGAAGACCATGTCACGGTCGTATGGTGGGAGCAACGCGGTGCTGGGATCTCCTCTCACCCCGATATCCCGCGCGAGACCATGACCGTGGAGCAGTTGATCTCCGACACCAGGGTACTGACGGACTATCTGCGGACGCGCTTCGGGAAGGAGAAGATCTACCTGATGGCTCACTCAGGTGGGACATTCTTCGGGATCCAGGCGGCTGCCCGGATGCCGGAGTTGTACCACGCGTACATCGGTGTCGCACAGATGTCGTATCAGCTCGCTTCGGAGAAACTGGCGTACGAGTTCATGCTCCAGCGGTTCCGGGAACTCGGCGACAGCAACATGGTCCGGCGGCTTGAAAAGGCGCCCGTCACGCTCGCTGCGGATGTACCGCCGGGGTACAGCGCCCTGCGCGACGAGGCCATGCACACTTTGGGTATCGGCACGATGCACGACATGACATCGGTGGTGTCCGGCCTCTTCTGGCCGTCGCTGCTCTTTCCGGAGTACACCTTCACGGAGAAGGTGCGGATGTGGAGTGGAAAATCCAGGTCGGGCATCAGCATTCTGTGGGATTCGATGGTTCGGACTGATCTGGCGAAGGAGGTGACCGCACTCAGCATCCCGGTGTACTTCTTCCACGGGATCCACGACTATACCTGTTCCTATCCTCTCGCACGGTCGTATTTCGATGGGCTCACCGCACCGGTCAAAGGGTTCTACACCTTCGAACATTCGGCACACAGCCCCATGTTCGAGGAGCCGGAGAGAATGGGAACCAT